In one window of Piliocolobus tephrosceles isolate RC106 unplaced genomic scaffold, ASM277652v3 unscaffolded_25985, whole genome shotgun sequence DNA:
- the LOC111555845 gene encoding protein archease: protein LDHTADVQLHAWGDTLEEAFEQCAMAMFGYMTDTGTVEPLQTVEVETQGDDLQSLLFHFLDEWLYKFSADEFFIPREVKVLSIDQRNFKLRSIG from the exons aTTTGGATCATACAGCGGATGTCCA GTTACACGCATGGGGAGATACTCTGGAGGAAGCATTCGAGCAATGTGCAATGGCCATGTTTGGTTACATGACAGATACTGGGACAGTGGAGCCCCTCCAAACAGTAGAAGTAGAAACCCAAG GAGATGACTTACAGTCTCTTCTGTTTCACTTTTTGGATGAATGGCTTTATAAGTTCAGTGCTGATGAATTCTTCATACCCCGG gAAGTGAAAGTACTTAGTATTGATCAAAGAAATTTCAAATTACGATCAATTGGGTaa